In a single window of the Chelonia mydas isolate rCheMyd1 chromosome 8, rCheMyd1.pri.v2, whole genome shotgun sequence genome:
- the CPT2 gene encoding carnitine O-palmitoyltransferase 2, mitochondrial isoform X1, with amino-acid sequence MATRRLLLLSPASGLRGTKALGTPAVPGLRRGYSSADSSQYLHLSIVPTMHFQKSLPRLPIPKLEDTVRRYLNAQKPLLDDDQFRKTEELACSFEHGIGRELHEQLVAQDKQNKRTSYISGPWFDMYLSSRESVVLNFNPFMSFNPDPKAEYNDQLTRATNMTVSAMRFLKTLRAGYLEPEVFHLNPDKSDTQTFRRLIRFVPSSLSWFGAYMVNAYPLDMSQYFRLFNSTRLPKLSRDELFTDEKAKHLLVLRNGNFYVFDVIDRDGNIVKPSEIQAHLKYILSDNSAAPAFPLAYLPSENRDIWALLRQKLLDNGNEEVLQKVDSAVFCLCLDDFPIKDLVHLSHTMLHGDGINRWYDKSFNLILTKDGNAAIHFEHSWGDGVAVLRFQNEVFKDSTQKPAVTPQSQPAAVDSSSAVQKLSFKLNDALKAGITKAKQNFDATMETLTLDFIQFKKGGKEFLKQKKVSPDAVAQLSFQMAFLRQYGQTVATYESCSTAAFKHGRTETIRPASIYTKKCTEAFVRQPSKHSTEELQQMIAECSKYHGQLTKEAAMGQGFDRHLFSLRYLAASKGIPLPDVYQDQAYAQLNHNILSTSTLSSAAVNMGGFAPVVPDGFGVAYGVHDDWIGCNTSSYPARNVHEFLQCVHKSLEDIFHVLEGCYYIMFCTYFAIETLVNDYFLGLKSTFGFWGKTLQNRQGKMRDFYEWGKVLINSKLLKYLAVSFK; translated from the exons ATGGCGAcccggcggctgctgctgctctcccctgcctccGGCCTGAGGGGGACTAAGGCCCTGGGCACTCCGGCGGTCCCCGGGCTGCGGAGGGGCTACAGCAGCGCCGACTCCTCCCAGTACCTGCACCTCAGCATCGTGCCCACCATGCACTTCCAGAAAAGCCTGCCCAG GTTGCCAATTCCCAAACTAGAAGATACTGTTAGGAGGTACCTGAATGCCCAAAAGCCTCTCCTAGATGATGATCAGTTCAG GAAAACTGAAGAACTTGCTTGCAGCTTTGAACATGGAATTGGAAGAGAATTGCATGAGCAGCTGGTTGCTCAAGACAAGCAGAACAAACGTACTAGTTACATCTCAG GTCCCTGGTTTGATATGTATCTAAGTTCACGTGAATctgttgttttgaattttaacccaTTTATGTCCTTCAACCCTGACCCAAAAGCTGAATATAATGATCAGCTCACACGAGCAACTAACATGACTGTTTCTGCTATGCGTTTTTTGAAGACCCTCAGGGCTGGCTATCTAGAGCCAGAGGTTTTTCACCTCAATCCAGACAAAAGTGACACTCAAACCTTTAGGAGACTCATCCGATTTGTGCCTTCATCTCTCTCATGGTTTGGTGCCTACATGGTCAATGCATACCCCTTAGATATGTCTCAGTACTTCCGGCTTTTCAATTCCACACGATTGCCTAAGCTCAGTCGAGACGAGCTTTTTACAGATGAAAAAGCAAAGCACTTGCTGGTGCTCAGAAATGGGAATTTTTATGTATTTGATGTCATTGATAGAGATGGGAATATAGTGAAGCCTTCCGAAATACAAGCACACCTGAAATACATACTTAGTGACAACAGCGCAGCCCCAGCCTTCCCTCTTGCATATTTACCCAGTGAAAACCGAGATATATGGGCACTACTGAGACAGAAGCTTCTTGATAATGGTAATGAGGAAGTCCTCCAAAAAGTGGATTCTGCTGTCTTCTGTCTATGTTTAGATGACTTCCCCATTAAAGATCTTGTGCACTTGTCCCACACCATGTTACATGGAGATGGTATTAATCGCTGGTATGACAAATCCTTTAACCTTATCCTAACCAAAGATGGCAATGCGGCCATTCATTTTGAACATTCCTGGGGAGATGGTGTGGCTGTGTTAAGATTTCAGAACGAAGTGTTTAAAGACAGCACCCAGAAGCCAGCTGTCACCCCACAATCTCAACCTGCTGCAGTTGACTCTTCCAGTGCTGTGCAGAAACTCAGCTTTAAGTTGAACGATGCCTTAAAAGCAGGAATTACTAAAGCCAAACAGAACTTTGATGCCACTATGGAAACCTTGACTCTTGATTTTATTCAGTTTAAGAAAGGAGGCAAGGAGTTTTTAAAGCAGAAGAAGGTAAGTCCTGATGCTGTGGCTCAGCTTTCTTTCCAGATGGCTTTCCTTCGGCAGTATGGCCAGACTGTTGCCACGTACGAGTCTTGCAGTACTGCAGCTTTCAAACACGGTCGCACAGAGACCATCCGTCCTGCCTCCATCTATACGAAGAAGTGCACGGAAGCTTTCGTCAGGCAACCTTCCAAACACAGCACAGAGGAGCTTCAGCAGATGATTGCTGAGTGCTCAAAGTATCACGGCCAATTGACAAAAGAAGCTGCTATGG GTCAAGGATTTGACCGGCATTTGTTTAGTTTGCGTTATTTGGCAGCATCAAAAGGTATCCCATTACCTGACGTCTACCAGGACCAAGCGTATGCTCAGCTTAATCACAACATTCTGTCCACAAGCACATTGAGCAGCGCAGCTGTGAATATGGGAGGATTTGCTCCAGTGGTGCCGGATGGCTTTGGTGTAGCCTATGGCGTGCATGATGATTGGATTGGCTGCAATACTTCCTCTTACCCAGCCAGGAATGTGCACGAATTCCTCCAGTGTGTGCATAAGTCACTGGAAGATATTTTTCATGTTTTAGAAG GCTGCTACTACATCATGTTCTGCACTTACTTTGCTATTGAGACTTTAGTGAATGATTATTTCCTGGGGCTGAAGAGTACATTTGGGTTTTGGGGAAAAACCTTACAGAACAGACAGGGGAAGATGAGGGATTTTTACGAGTGGGGTAAGGTATTAATAAATTCAAAACTTCTGAAGTACTTGGCTGTTTCCTTTAAATGA
- the CPT2 gene encoding carnitine O-palmitoyltransferase 2, mitochondrial isoform X5 has protein sequence MYLSSRESVVLNFNPFMSFNPDPKAEYNDQLTRATNMTVSAMRFLKTLRAGYLEPEVFHLNPDKSDTQTFRRLIRFVPSSLSWFGAYMVNAYPLDMSQYFRLFNSTRLPKLSRDELFTDEKAKHLLVLRNGNFYVFDVIDRDGNIVKPSEIQAHLKYILSDNSAAPAFPLAYLPSENRDIWALLRQKLLDNGNEEVLQKVDSAVFCLCLDDFPIKDLVHLSHTMLHGDGINRWYDKSFNLILTKDGNAAIHFEHSWGDGVAVLRFQNEVFKDSTQKPAVTPQSQPAAVDSSSAVQKLSFKLNDALKAGITKAKQNFDATMETLTLDFIQFKKGGKEFLKQKKVSPDAVAQLSFQMAFLRQYGQTVATYESCSTAAFKHGRTETIRPASIYTKKCTEAFVRQPSKHSTEELQQMIAECSKYHGQLTKEAAMGQGFDRHLFSLRYLAASKGIPLPDVYQDQAYAQLNHNILSTSTLSSAAVNMGGFAPVVPDGFGVAYGVHDDWIGCNTSSYPARNVHEFLQCVHKSLEDIFHVLEGCYYIMFCTYFAIETLVNDYFLGLKSTFGFWGKTLQNRQGKMRDFYEWGKVLINSKLLKYLAVSFK, from the exons ATGTATCTAAGTTCACGTGAATctgttgttttgaattttaacccaTTTATGTCCTTCAACCCTGACCCAAAAGCTGAATATAATGATCAGCTCACACGAGCAACTAACATGACTGTTTCTGCTATGCGTTTTTTGAAGACCCTCAGGGCTGGCTATCTAGAGCCAGAGGTTTTTCACCTCAATCCAGACAAAAGTGACACTCAAACCTTTAGGAGACTCATCCGATTTGTGCCTTCATCTCTCTCATGGTTTGGTGCCTACATGGTCAATGCATACCCCTTAGATATGTCTCAGTACTTCCGGCTTTTCAATTCCACACGATTGCCTAAGCTCAGTCGAGACGAGCTTTTTACAGATGAAAAAGCAAAGCACTTGCTGGTGCTCAGAAATGGGAATTTTTATGTATTTGATGTCATTGATAGAGATGGGAATATAGTGAAGCCTTCCGAAATACAAGCACACCTGAAATACATACTTAGTGACAACAGCGCAGCCCCAGCCTTCCCTCTTGCATATTTACCCAGTGAAAACCGAGATATATGGGCACTACTGAGACAGAAGCTTCTTGATAATGGTAATGAGGAAGTCCTCCAAAAAGTGGATTCTGCTGTCTTCTGTCTATGTTTAGATGACTTCCCCATTAAAGATCTTGTGCACTTGTCCCACACCATGTTACATGGAGATGGTATTAATCGCTGGTATGACAAATCCTTTAACCTTATCCTAACCAAAGATGGCAATGCGGCCATTCATTTTGAACATTCCTGGGGAGATGGTGTGGCTGTGTTAAGATTTCAGAACGAAGTGTTTAAAGACAGCACCCAGAAGCCAGCTGTCACCCCACAATCTCAACCTGCTGCAGTTGACTCTTCCAGTGCTGTGCAGAAACTCAGCTTTAAGTTGAACGATGCCTTAAAAGCAGGAATTACTAAAGCCAAACAGAACTTTGATGCCACTATGGAAACCTTGACTCTTGATTTTATTCAGTTTAAGAAAGGAGGCAAGGAGTTTTTAAAGCAGAAGAAGGTAAGTCCTGATGCTGTGGCTCAGCTTTCTTTCCAGATGGCTTTCCTTCGGCAGTATGGCCAGACTGTTGCCACGTACGAGTCTTGCAGTACTGCAGCTTTCAAACACGGTCGCACAGAGACCATCCGTCCTGCCTCCATCTATACGAAGAAGTGCACGGAAGCTTTCGTCAGGCAACCTTCCAAACACAGCACAGAGGAGCTTCAGCAGATGATTGCTGAGTGCTCAAAGTATCACGGCCAATTGACAAAAGAAGCTGCTATGG GTCAAGGATTTGACCGGCATTTGTTTAGTTTGCGTTATTTGGCAGCATCAAAAGGTATCCCATTACCTGACGTCTACCAGGACCAAGCGTATGCTCAGCTTAATCACAACATTCTGTCCACAAGCACATTGAGCAGCGCAGCTGTGAATATGGGAGGATTTGCTCCAGTGGTGCCGGATGGCTTTGGTGTAGCCTATGGCGTGCATGATGATTGGATTGGCTGCAATACTTCCTCTTACCCAGCCAGGAATGTGCACGAATTCCTCCAGTGTGTGCATAAGTCACTGGAAGATATTTTTCATGTTTTAGAAG GCTGCTACTACATCATGTTCTGCACTTACTTTGCTATTGAGACTTTAGTGAATGATTATTTCCTGGGGCTGAAGAGTACATTTGGGTTTTGGGGAAAAACCTTACAGAACAGACAGGGGAAGATGAGGGATTTTTACGAGTGGGGTAAGGTATTAATAAATTCAAAACTTCTGAAGTACTTGGCTGTTTCCTTTAAATGA
- the CPT2 gene encoding carnitine O-palmitoyltransferase 2, mitochondrial isoform X2 translates to MATRRLLLLSPASGLRGTKALGTPAVPGLRRGYSSADSSQYLHLSIVPTMHFQKSLPRLPIPKLEDTVRRYLNAQKPLLDDDQFRKTEELACSFEHGIGRELHEQLVAQDKQNKRTSYISGPWFDMYLSSRESVVLNFNPFMSFNPDPKAEYNDQLTRATNMTVSAMRFLKTLRAGYLEPEVFHLNPDKSDTQTFRRLIRFVPSSLSWFGAYMVNAYPLDMSQYFRLFNSTRLPKLSRDELFTDEKAKHLLVLRNGNFYVFDVIDRDGNIVKPSEIQAHLKYILSDNSAAPAFPLAYLPSENRDIWALLRQKLLDNGNEEVLQKVDSAVFCLCLDDFPIKDLVHLSHTMLHGDGINRWYDKSFNLILTKDGNAAIHFEHSWGDGVAVLRFQNEVFKDSTQKPAVTPQSQPAAVDSSSAVQKLSFKLNDALKAGITKAKQNFDATMETLTLDFIQFKKGGKEFLKQKKVSPDAVAQLSFQMAFLRQYGQTVATYESCSTAAFKHGRTETIRPASIYTKKCTEAFVRQPSKHSTEELQQMIAECSKYHGQLTKEAAMGQGFDRHLFSLRYLAASKGIPLPDVYQDQAYAQLNHNILSTSTLSSAAVNMGGFAPVVPDGFGVAYGVHDDWIGCNTSSYPARNVHEFLQCVHKSLEDIFHVLEELSRLLAWHQEYLLEPFSLFAKVLGLRWETFKELSNRHSRIS, encoded by the exons ATGGCGAcccggcggctgctgctgctctcccctgcctccGGCCTGAGGGGGACTAAGGCCCTGGGCACTCCGGCGGTCCCCGGGCTGCGGAGGGGCTACAGCAGCGCCGACTCCTCCCAGTACCTGCACCTCAGCATCGTGCCCACCATGCACTTCCAGAAAAGCCTGCCCAG GTTGCCAATTCCCAAACTAGAAGATACTGTTAGGAGGTACCTGAATGCCCAAAAGCCTCTCCTAGATGATGATCAGTTCAG GAAAACTGAAGAACTTGCTTGCAGCTTTGAACATGGAATTGGAAGAGAATTGCATGAGCAGCTGGTTGCTCAAGACAAGCAGAACAAACGTACTAGTTACATCTCAG GTCCCTGGTTTGATATGTATCTAAGTTCACGTGAATctgttgttttgaattttaacccaTTTATGTCCTTCAACCCTGACCCAAAAGCTGAATATAATGATCAGCTCACACGAGCAACTAACATGACTGTTTCTGCTATGCGTTTTTTGAAGACCCTCAGGGCTGGCTATCTAGAGCCAGAGGTTTTTCACCTCAATCCAGACAAAAGTGACACTCAAACCTTTAGGAGACTCATCCGATTTGTGCCTTCATCTCTCTCATGGTTTGGTGCCTACATGGTCAATGCATACCCCTTAGATATGTCTCAGTACTTCCGGCTTTTCAATTCCACACGATTGCCTAAGCTCAGTCGAGACGAGCTTTTTACAGATGAAAAAGCAAAGCACTTGCTGGTGCTCAGAAATGGGAATTTTTATGTATTTGATGTCATTGATAGAGATGGGAATATAGTGAAGCCTTCCGAAATACAAGCACACCTGAAATACATACTTAGTGACAACAGCGCAGCCCCAGCCTTCCCTCTTGCATATTTACCCAGTGAAAACCGAGATATATGGGCACTACTGAGACAGAAGCTTCTTGATAATGGTAATGAGGAAGTCCTCCAAAAAGTGGATTCTGCTGTCTTCTGTCTATGTTTAGATGACTTCCCCATTAAAGATCTTGTGCACTTGTCCCACACCATGTTACATGGAGATGGTATTAATCGCTGGTATGACAAATCCTTTAACCTTATCCTAACCAAAGATGGCAATGCGGCCATTCATTTTGAACATTCCTGGGGAGATGGTGTGGCTGTGTTAAGATTTCAGAACGAAGTGTTTAAAGACAGCACCCAGAAGCCAGCTGTCACCCCACAATCTCAACCTGCTGCAGTTGACTCTTCCAGTGCTGTGCAGAAACTCAGCTTTAAGTTGAACGATGCCTTAAAAGCAGGAATTACTAAAGCCAAACAGAACTTTGATGCCACTATGGAAACCTTGACTCTTGATTTTATTCAGTTTAAGAAAGGAGGCAAGGAGTTTTTAAAGCAGAAGAAGGTAAGTCCTGATGCTGTGGCTCAGCTTTCTTTCCAGATGGCTTTCCTTCGGCAGTATGGCCAGACTGTTGCCACGTACGAGTCTTGCAGTACTGCAGCTTTCAAACACGGTCGCACAGAGACCATCCGTCCTGCCTCCATCTATACGAAGAAGTGCACGGAAGCTTTCGTCAGGCAACCTTCCAAACACAGCACAGAGGAGCTTCAGCAGATGATTGCTGAGTGCTCAAAGTATCACGGCCAATTGACAAAAGAAGCTGCTATGG GTCAAGGATTTGACCGGCATTTGTTTAGTTTGCGTTATTTGGCAGCATCAAAAGGTATCCCATTACCTGACGTCTACCAGGACCAAGCGTATGCTCAGCTTAATCACAACATTCTGTCCACAAGCACATTGAGCAGCGCAGCTGTGAATATGGGAGGATTTGCTCCAGTGGTGCCGGATGGCTTTGGTGTAGCCTATGGCGTGCATGATGATTGGATTGGCTGCAATACTTCCTCTTACCCAGCCAGGAATGTGCACGAATTCCTCCAGTGTGTGCATAAGTCACTGGAAGATATTTTTCATGTTTTAGAAG AACTCTCCAGACTTCTTGCATGGCACCAGGAGTATCTGTTGGAACCTTTCAGCCTATTTGCTAAGGTATTGGGCTTGAGGTGGGAGACATTCAAGGAGCTTTCCAATAGGCACAGTAGAATTTCCTGA
- the CPT2 gene encoding carnitine O-palmitoyltransferase 2, mitochondrial isoform X4 → MATRRLLLLSPASGLRGTKALGTPAVPGLRRGYSSADSSQYLHLSIVPTMHFQKSLPRLPIPKLEDTVRRYLNAQKPLLDDDQFRKTEELACSFEHGIGRELHEQLVAQDKQNKRTSYISGPWFDMYLSSRESVVLNFNPFMSFNPDPKAEYNDQLTRATNMTVSAMRFLKTLRAGYLEPEVFHLNPDKSDTQTFRRLIRFVPSSLSWFGAYMVNAYPLDMSQYFRLFNSTRLPKLSRDELFTDEKAKHLLVLRNGNFYVFDVIDRDGNIVKPSEIQAHLKYILSDNSAAPAFPLAYLPSENRDIWALLRQKLLDNGNEEVLQKVDSAVFCLCLDDFPIKDLVHLSHTMLHGDGINRWYDKSFNLILTKDGNAAIHFEHSWGDGVAVLRFQNEVFKDSTQKPAVTPQSQPAAVDSSSAVQKLSFKLNDALKAGITKAKQNFDATMETLTLDFIQFKKGGKEFLKQKKVSPDAVAQLSFQMAFLRQYGQTVATYESCSTAAFKHGRTETIRPASIYTKKCTEAFVRQPSKHSTEELQQMIAECSKYHGQLTKEAAMGQGFDRHLFSLRYLAASKGIPLPDVYQDQAYAQLNHNILSTSTLSSAAVNMGGFAPVVPDGFGVAYGVHDDWIGCNTSSYPARNVHEFLQCVHKSLEDIFHVLEGKHINS, encoded by the exons ATGGCGAcccggcggctgctgctgctctcccctgcctccGGCCTGAGGGGGACTAAGGCCCTGGGCACTCCGGCGGTCCCCGGGCTGCGGAGGGGCTACAGCAGCGCCGACTCCTCCCAGTACCTGCACCTCAGCATCGTGCCCACCATGCACTTCCAGAAAAGCCTGCCCAG GTTGCCAATTCCCAAACTAGAAGATACTGTTAGGAGGTACCTGAATGCCCAAAAGCCTCTCCTAGATGATGATCAGTTCAG GAAAACTGAAGAACTTGCTTGCAGCTTTGAACATGGAATTGGAAGAGAATTGCATGAGCAGCTGGTTGCTCAAGACAAGCAGAACAAACGTACTAGTTACATCTCAG GTCCCTGGTTTGATATGTATCTAAGTTCACGTGAATctgttgttttgaattttaacccaTTTATGTCCTTCAACCCTGACCCAAAAGCTGAATATAATGATCAGCTCACACGAGCAACTAACATGACTGTTTCTGCTATGCGTTTTTTGAAGACCCTCAGGGCTGGCTATCTAGAGCCAGAGGTTTTTCACCTCAATCCAGACAAAAGTGACACTCAAACCTTTAGGAGACTCATCCGATTTGTGCCTTCATCTCTCTCATGGTTTGGTGCCTACATGGTCAATGCATACCCCTTAGATATGTCTCAGTACTTCCGGCTTTTCAATTCCACACGATTGCCTAAGCTCAGTCGAGACGAGCTTTTTACAGATGAAAAAGCAAAGCACTTGCTGGTGCTCAGAAATGGGAATTTTTATGTATTTGATGTCATTGATAGAGATGGGAATATAGTGAAGCCTTCCGAAATACAAGCACACCTGAAATACATACTTAGTGACAACAGCGCAGCCCCAGCCTTCCCTCTTGCATATTTACCCAGTGAAAACCGAGATATATGGGCACTACTGAGACAGAAGCTTCTTGATAATGGTAATGAGGAAGTCCTCCAAAAAGTGGATTCTGCTGTCTTCTGTCTATGTTTAGATGACTTCCCCATTAAAGATCTTGTGCACTTGTCCCACACCATGTTACATGGAGATGGTATTAATCGCTGGTATGACAAATCCTTTAACCTTATCCTAACCAAAGATGGCAATGCGGCCATTCATTTTGAACATTCCTGGGGAGATGGTGTGGCTGTGTTAAGATTTCAGAACGAAGTGTTTAAAGACAGCACCCAGAAGCCAGCTGTCACCCCACAATCTCAACCTGCTGCAGTTGACTCTTCCAGTGCTGTGCAGAAACTCAGCTTTAAGTTGAACGATGCCTTAAAAGCAGGAATTACTAAAGCCAAACAGAACTTTGATGCCACTATGGAAACCTTGACTCTTGATTTTATTCAGTTTAAGAAAGGAGGCAAGGAGTTTTTAAAGCAGAAGAAGGTAAGTCCTGATGCTGTGGCTCAGCTTTCTTTCCAGATGGCTTTCCTTCGGCAGTATGGCCAGACTGTTGCCACGTACGAGTCTTGCAGTACTGCAGCTTTCAAACACGGTCGCACAGAGACCATCCGTCCTGCCTCCATCTATACGAAGAAGTGCACGGAAGCTTTCGTCAGGCAACCTTCCAAACACAGCACAGAGGAGCTTCAGCAGATGATTGCTGAGTGCTCAAAGTATCACGGCCAATTGACAAAAGAAGCTGCTATGG GTCAAGGATTTGACCGGCATTTGTTTAGTTTGCGTTATTTGGCAGCATCAAAAGGTATCCCATTACCTGACGTCTACCAGGACCAAGCGTATGCTCAGCTTAATCACAACATTCTGTCCACAAGCACATTGAGCAGCGCAGCTGTGAATATGGGAGGATTTGCTCCAGTGGTGCCGGATGGCTTTGGTGTAGCCTATGGCGTGCATGATGATTGGATTGGCTGCAATACTTCCTCTTACCCAGCCAGGAATGTGCACGAATTCCTCCAGTGTGTGCATAAGTCACTGGAAGATATTTTTCATGTTTTAGAAGGTAAGCATATCAATAGTTAG
- the CPT2 gene encoding carnitine O-palmitoyltransferase 2, mitochondrial isoform X3, protein MATRRLLLLSPASGLRGTKALGTPAVPGLRRGYSSADSSQYLHLSIVPTMHFQKSLPRLPIPKLEDTVRRYLNAQKPLLDDDQFRKTEELACSFEHGIGRELHEQLVAQDKQNKRTSYISGPWFDMYLSSRESVVLNFNPFMSFNPDPKAEYNDQLTRATNMTVSAMRFLKTLRAGYLEPEVFHLNPDKSDTQTFRRLIRFVPSSLSWFGAYMVNAYPLDMSQYFRLFNSTRLPKLSRDELFTDEKAKHLLVLRNGNFYVFDVIDRDGNIVKPSEIQAHLKYILSDNSAAPAFPLAYLPSENRDIWALLRQKLLDNGNEEVLQKVDSAVFCLCLDDFPIKDLVHLSHTMLHGDGINRWYDKSFNLILTKDGNAAIHFEHSWGDGVAVLRFQNEVFKDSTQKPAVTPQSQPAAVDSSSAVQKLSFKLNDALKAGITKAKQNFDATMETLTLDFIQFKKGGKEFLKQKKVSPDAVAQLSFQMAFLRQYGQTVATYESCSTAAFKHGRTETIRPASIYTKKCTEAFVRQPSKHSTEELQQMIAECSKYHGQLTKEAAMGQGFDRHLFSLRYLAASKGIPLPDVYQDQAYAQLNHNILSTSTLSSAAVNMGGFAPVVPDGFGVAYGVHDDWIGCNTSSYPARNVHEFLQCVHKSLEDIFHVLEGMEESSKLPRGGESARF, encoded by the exons ATGGCGAcccggcggctgctgctgctctcccctgcctccGGCCTGAGGGGGACTAAGGCCCTGGGCACTCCGGCGGTCCCCGGGCTGCGGAGGGGCTACAGCAGCGCCGACTCCTCCCAGTACCTGCACCTCAGCATCGTGCCCACCATGCACTTCCAGAAAAGCCTGCCCAG GTTGCCAATTCCCAAACTAGAAGATACTGTTAGGAGGTACCTGAATGCCCAAAAGCCTCTCCTAGATGATGATCAGTTCAG GAAAACTGAAGAACTTGCTTGCAGCTTTGAACATGGAATTGGAAGAGAATTGCATGAGCAGCTGGTTGCTCAAGACAAGCAGAACAAACGTACTAGTTACATCTCAG GTCCCTGGTTTGATATGTATCTAAGTTCACGTGAATctgttgttttgaattttaacccaTTTATGTCCTTCAACCCTGACCCAAAAGCTGAATATAATGATCAGCTCACACGAGCAACTAACATGACTGTTTCTGCTATGCGTTTTTTGAAGACCCTCAGGGCTGGCTATCTAGAGCCAGAGGTTTTTCACCTCAATCCAGACAAAAGTGACACTCAAACCTTTAGGAGACTCATCCGATTTGTGCCTTCATCTCTCTCATGGTTTGGTGCCTACATGGTCAATGCATACCCCTTAGATATGTCTCAGTACTTCCGGCTTTTCAATTCCACACGATTGCCTAAGCTCAGTCGAGACGAGCTTTTTACAGATGAAAAAGCAAAGCACTTGCTGGTGCTCAGAAATGGGAATTTTTATGTATTTGATGTCATTGATAGAGATGGGAATATAGTGAAGCCTTCCGAAATACAAGCACACCTGAAATACATACTTAGTGACAACAGCGCAGCCCCAGCCTTCCCTCTTGCATATTTACCCAGTGAAAACCGAGATATATGGGCACTACTGAGACAGAAGCTTCTTGATAATGGTAATGAGGAAGTCCTCCAAAAAGTGGATTCTGCTGTCTTCTGTCTATGTTTAGATGACTTCCCCATTAAAGATCTTGTGCACTTGTCCCACACCATGTTACATGGAGATGGTATTAATCGCTGGTATGACAAATCCTTTAACCTTATCCTAACCAAAGATGGCAATGCGGCCATTCATTTTGAACATTCCTGGGGAGATGGTGTGGCTGTGTTAAGATTTCAGAACGAAGTGTTTAAAGACAGCACCCAGAAGCCAGCTGTCACCCCACAATCTCAACCTGCTGCAGTTGACTCTTCCAGTGCTGTGCAGAAACTCAGCTTTAAGTTGAACGATGCCTTAAAAGCAGGAATTACTAAAGCCAAACAGAACTTTGATGCCACTATGGAAACCTTGACTCTTGATTTTATTCAGTTTAAGAAAGGAGGCAAGGAGTTTTTAAAGCAGAAGAAGGTAAGTCCTGATGCTGTGGCTCAGCTTTCTTTCCAGATGGCTTTCCTTCGGCAGTATGGCCAGACTGTTGCCACGTACGAGTCTTGCAGTACTGCAGCTTTCAAACACGGTCGCACAGAGACCATCCGTCCTGCCTCCATCTATACGAAGAAGTGCACGGAAGCTTTCGTCAGGCAACCTTCCAAACACAGCACAGAGGAGCTTCAGCAGATGATTGCTGAGTGCTCAAAGTATCACGGCCAATTGACAAAAGAAGCTGCTATGG GTCAAGGATTTGACCGGCATTTGTTTAGTTTGCGTTATTTGGCAGCATCAAAAGGTATCCCATTACCTGACGTCTACCAGGACCAAGCGTATGCTCAGCTTAATCACAACATTCTGTCCACAAGCACATTGAGCAGCGCAGCTGTGAATATGGGAGGATTTGCTCCAGTGGTGCCGGATGGCTTTGGTGTAGCCTATGGCGTGCATGATGATTGGATTGGCTGCAATACTTCCTCTTACCCAGCCAGGAATGTGCACGAATTCCTCCAGTGTGTGCATAAGTCACTGGAAGATATTTTTCATGTTTTAGAAG